One genomic region from Desulfobaculum xiamenense encodes:
- a CDS encoding GTP-binding protein — MAKEKFERKKPHVNIGTIGHIDHGKTTLTAAITKSAALIGGGKFIAYDEIDKAPEEK; from the coding sequence ATGGCTAAAGAAAAATTCGAGCGCAAAAAGCCTCATGTTAATATTGGCACCATCGGTCACATCGACCATGGTAAGACCACGCTGACCGCTGCCATCACCAAGAGCGCCGCTCTGATCGGCGGTGGCAAGTTCATCGCGTACGACGAGATCGACAAGGCACCCGAAGAGAAGGA